From the Rhinatrema bivittatum chromosome 7, aRhiBiv1.1, whole genome shotgun sequence genome, one window contains:
- the LOC115095905 gene encoding uncharacterized protein LOC115095905: protein MPHKRKGKIRIYPPLPDNLEGQRLIYQYATPTSVTRTSTPIGESGEGAQYSPGELSLTPPDPKTLVQAALLLDSVPAETPAGTSFEHAQLGGKPRDEADVGGAASARVSAEATGGEEYEASGEGTAEPVSPLIPQRLTKPAIVTLDALWDLVAGNAAKLDRQACKLEEVSKRMTKIETDHTNLEKALTKVTVDVKKLQDLSAVSVNERLLSLRRLESVENYLRHLNIRLLNFPKVMERSLNIAWYGDRYGKSNQFSGNNNGRNYRKVCLVCDSLFRN from the exons ATGCCacataagagaaaagggaaaatccGGATATATCCTCCCTTACCGGATAATTTGGAAGGGCAGCGGCTGATCTATCAGTATGCAACCCCGACATCAGTAACGAGGACGTCTACCCCCATTGGTGAGTCAGGGGAAGGAGCCCAGTACTCACCCGGGGAACTATCGCTGACGCCTCCGGATCCCAAAACGCTGGTTCAAGCAGCTCTACTGCTCGACTCTGTGCCTGCTGAGACGCCGGCAGGAACTTCCTTCGAGCATGCTCAGTTGGGAGGCAAGCCCAGGGACGAAGCAGACGTGGGGGGTGCAGCCAGTGCTCGTGTCTCCGCTGAGGCTACAGGAGGGGAGGAGTATGAAGCCAGCGGAGAAGGAACAGCAGAGCCGGTTTCTCCACTTATCCCACAGAGATTAACAAAACCAGCGATTGTAACGCTCGACGCCCTTTGGGATCTGGTAGCAGGGAACGCTGCGAAGCTCGACAGACAGGCTTGTAAACTAGAGGAAGTTTCCAAGAGAATGACTAAGATCGAAACTGACCACACGAATCTGGaaaaggctttgacaaaggtaactGTGGATGTAAAAAAATTGCAAGATTTAAGTGCAGTTTCTGTTAATGAAAGACTATTGTCTTTGAGAAGATTGGAGTCAGTAGAGAATTACTTAAGGCACTTAAATATAAGACTCTTGAATTTCCCCAAAGTTATGG AGAGGAGCCTTAATATCGCCTGGTATGGGGATAGATATGGAAAATCTAACCAATTTTCTGGAAACAACAACGGAAGAAATTACAGAAAGGTCTGCCTTGTTTGTGACTCtttattcagaaattga